In Perca fluviatilis chromosome 11, GENO_Pfluv_1.0, whole genome shotgun sequence, the following proteins share a genomic window:
- the hhatla gene encoding hedgehog acyltransferase like, a isoform X2, producing the protein MGIKAALPRYELYLYTAVLAGALIWAGSWIAEASSENVNRKAFKESVKPGWHYFGRKMDVADFEWMMWFSTFRNHILFALTGHVIFAKIFTLLAPKHRSLIFGVYGGLAVLITMGWTFMALVLSHCIILYSVALVKMKWLCFVAGLTTLASLKLEPYNSWQESLVTGSFDLQDILFYGGCGFSIMRCMSFALENCEKKDGNYTFSDLLRYNFYLPFFFFGPIMTFDRFHAQVNNIQLTRKDREMWNITTKALVHLGVILAVDVFFHYLYILTIPNDMKLVTKLSDWCLAGLAYSNLVYDWVKAAMMFGVINTVATLDHLDPPQPPKCITMLYVFAETHFDRGINDWLCKYVYDYIGGDHDKIFKELLATFCTFAITTLWLGPCELVYIWSFFNCFGLNFELWVAKLFSLPPFSTIERMMGEAMSRRIRGVFNAANFWTIVLYNVLALNNLEFAKLVGRRLIFKGFPLSSLSVLLVTYCGVQLVKERERQQALLDDPEPVKPVDGGKEKAE; encoded by the exons ATGGGGATCAAGGCTGCCCTCCCCAGATATGAGCTGTATCTCTACACAGCTGTACTTGCCGGGGCCTTGATATGGGCAGGCAGTTGGATAGCTGAAGCTTCAAGTG AGAATGTAAACAGAAAGGCCTTCAAAGAAAGTGTGAAACCAGGATGGCATTACTTTGGCAGGAAAATG GATGTTGCAGACTTTGAATGGATGATGTGGTTCTCTACATTCCGCAATCATATCCTTTTTGCTCTCACCGGTCATGTTATCTTTGCGAAAATATTCACCCTGCTCGCTCCAAAG CACAGATCCTTGATCTTTGGTGTGTACGGTGGTTTGGCAGTCCTGATCACGATGGGCTGGACCTTCATGGCTCTGGTTCTGTCTCACTGCATCATACTCTACAGCGTCGCCCTGGTAAAGATGAAATGGTTGTGCTTTGTGGCCGGCCTTACCACGCTGGCCTCCCTCAAGCTGGAGCCCTATAACTCCTGGCAG GAATCCTTGGTGACCGGCTCTTTTGACCTGCAAGACATCCTGTTCTATGGAGGCTGCGGCTTCAGCATCATGCGCTGTATGAGCTTTGCTTTAGAGAACTGTGAGAAAAAAGACGGAAACTACACATTCTCTGACCTGCTGAGATACAACTTCTACctccccttcttcttctttggacCTATCATGACTTTCGACAGGTTTCATGCCCAG GTGAACAACATCCAGCTGACCCGCAAGGACAGGGAGATGTGGAACATCACCACCAAGGCTTTGGTGCATCTGGGAGTTATTCTGGCGGTGGACGTCTTCTTCCACTACCTCTACATTCTGACAATCCCCAATGACATGAAGCTGGTCACCAAGCTTTCTGACTGGTGTCTGG CTGGTCTTGCTTATTCCAACCTGGTTTATGACTGGGTGAAAGCCGCCATGATGTTTGGTGTCATCAACACCGTGGCAACACTGGACCACCTGGACCCTCCTCAGCCTCCCAAGTGTATCACCATGCTCTATGTCTTCGCTGAGAC aCACTTTGACAGAGGCATCAACGACTGGCTTTGCAA GTACGTTTATGACTATATTGGCGGGGATCACGATAAAATCTTTAAGGAGCTCCTGGCAACTTTCTGCACCTTCGCTATCACCACCTTGTGGCTGGGCCCGTGTGAGCTGGTTTACATCTGGTCCTTTTTCAACTGCTTTGGCCTCAACTTTGAGCTGTGGGTGGCCAAGCTCTTCTCCCTTCCGCCATTCTCGACCATAGAG CGTATGATGGGTGAAGCCATGTCACGCAGGATCCGGGGTGTGTTCAATGCTGCCAACTTCTGGACCATTGTACTCTACAACGTTCTCGCCCTGAACAATTTGGAGTTTGCGAAACTGGTGGGAAGACGACTGATTTTCAAAG
- the hhatla gene encoding hedgehog acyltransferase like, a isoform X1 produces the protein MGIKAALPRYELYLYTAVLAGALIWAGSWIAEASSENVNRKAFKESVKPGWHYFGRKMDVADFEWMMWFSTFRNHILFALTGHVIFAKIFTLLAPKIGIHGCKHRSLIFGVYGGLAVLITMGWTFMALVLSHCIILYSVALVKMKWLCFVAGLTTLASLKLEPYNSWQESLVTGSFDLQDILFYGGCGFSIMRCMSFALENCEKKDGNYTFSDLLRYNFYLPFFFFGPIMTFDRFHAQVNNIQLTRKDREMWNITTKALVHLGVILAVDVFFHYLYILTIPNDMKLVTKLSDWCLAGLAYSNLVYDWVKAAMMFGVINTVATLDHLDPPQPPKCITMLYVFAETHFDRGINDWLCKYVYDYIGGDHDKIFKELLATFCTFAITTLWLGPCELVYIWSFFNCFGLNFELWVAKLFSLPPFSTIERMMGEAMSRRIRGVFNAANFWTIVLYNVLALNNLEFAKLVGRRLIFKGFPLSSLSVLLVTYCGVQLVKERERQQALLDDPEPVKPVDGGKEKAE, from the exons ATGGGGATCAAGGCTGCCCTCCCCAGATATGAGCTGTATCTCTACACAGCTGTACTTGCCGGGGCCTTGATATGGGCAGGCAGTTGGATAGCTGAAGCTTCAAGTG AGAATGTAAACAGAAAGGCCTTCAAAGAAAGTGTGAAACCAGGATGGCATTACTTTGGCAGGAAAATG GATGTTGCAGACTTTGAATGGATGATGTGGTTCTCTACATTCCGCAATCATATCCTTTTTGCTCTCACCGGTCATGTTATCTTTGCGAAAATATTCACCCTGCTCGCTCCAAAG ATTGGCATACATGGATGTAAG CACAGATCCTTGATCTTTGGTGTGTACGGTGGTTTGGCAGTCCTGATCACGATGGGCTGGACCTTCATGGCTCTGGTTCTGTCTCACTGCATCATACTCTACAGCGTCGCCCTGGTAAAGATGAAATGGTTGTGCTTTGTGGCCGGCCTTACCACGCTGGCCTCCCTCAAGCTGGAGCCCTATAACTCCTGGCAG GAATCCTTGGTGACCGGCTCTTTTGACCTGCAAGACATCCTGTTCTATGGAGGCTGCGGCTTCAGCATCATGCGCTGTATGAGCTTTGCTTTAGAGAACTGTGAGAAAAAAGACGGAAACTACACATTCTCTGACCTGCTGAGATACAACTTCTACctccccttcttcttctttggacCTATCATGACTTTCGACAGGTTTCATGCCCAG GTGAACAACATCCAGCTGACCCGCAAGGACAGGGAGATGTGGAACATCACCACCAAGGCTTTGGTGCATCTGGGAGTTATTCTGGCGGTGGACGTCTTCTTCCACTACCTCTACATTCTGACAATCCCCAATGACATGAAGCTGGTCACCAAGCTTTCTGACTGGTGTCTGG CTGGTCTTGCTTATTCCAACCTGGTTTATGACTGGGTGAAAGCCGCCATGATGTTTGGTGTCATCAACACCGTGGCAACACTGGACCACCTGGACCCTCCTCAGCCTCCCAAGTGTATCACCATGCTCTATGTCTTCGCTGAGAC aCACTTTGACAGAGGCATCAACGACTGGCTTTGCAA GTACGTTTATGACTATATTGGCGGGGATCACGATAAAATCTTTAAGGAGCTCCTGGCAACTTTCTGCACCTTCGCTATCACCACCTTGTGGCTGGGCCCGTGTGAGCTGGTTTACATCTGGTCCTTTTTCAACTGCTTTGGCCTCAACTTTGAGCTGTGGGTGGCCAAGCTCTTCTCCCTTCCGCCATTCTCGACCATAGAG CGTATGATGGGTGAAGCCATGTCACGCAGGATCCGGGGTGTGTTCAATGCTGCCAACTTCTGGACCATTGTACTCTACAACGTTCTCGCCCTGAACAATTTGGAGTTTGCGAAACTGGTGGGAAGACGACTGATTTTCAAAG
- the ctdsplb gene encoding CTD (carboxy-terminal domain, RNA polymerase II, polypeptide A) small phosphatase-like b isoform X1, translated as MDHMSIITQVSNPKEEEIISFNQEKASQSNSSLKKQRSRSIFSTLFCCFRNYNVDPPATNTNTSSLPPPVEENGSPPKCDQVEVIPIPSPPAKYLLPEMIISDYGKKCVVIDLDETLVHSSFKPISNADFIVPVEIDGTVHQVYVLKRPHVDEFLQKMGELFECVLFTASLAKYADPVADLLDQWGVFRERLFRESCVFHRGNYVKDLSRLGRELSNVIIVDNSPASYIFHPENAVPVQSWFDDMNDTELLDLLPFFEGLSKEEEVYGVLQNLRGR; from the exons ATGGACCACATGTCCATAATAACCCAAGTTTCCAACCCGAAGGAGGAGGAAATAATATCCTTTAACCAGGAAAAAG CGTCCCAGTCGAACAGCAGCCTAAAGAAGCAGAGGAGCCGGAGCATCTTCAGCACATTATTCTGCTGCTTCCGCAACTACAATGTGGACCCTCCAGCCACCAACACCAACACCAGCTCCCTGCCTCCACCTGTTGAGGAGAACGGATCGCCTCCCAAG TGTGACCAGGTCGAGGTCATCCCTATCCCTAgt CCACCAGCCAAATACCTTCTACCAGAGATGATAATATCTGACTATGGCAAAAAGTGTGTGGTGATTGACTTGGATGAAACACTCGTCCACAGCTCATTCAAG CCCATCAGCAATGCAGATTTTATTGTTCCCGTGGAGATCGATGGTACCGTTCATCAg GTGTATGTGCTGAAACGACCGCACGTGGATGAGTTTCTTCAAAAGATGGGAGAGCTGTTTGAATGTGTGCTCTTTACAGCAAGTCTTGCCAAG TATGCAGACCCTGTGGCAGACCTGCTGGACCAGTGGGGCGTGTTTCGAGAGCGACTTTTTAGAGAATCCTGCGTTTTTCACAGAGGGAACTATGTCAAAGACCTGAGCCGGCTGGGACGAGAGCTCAGCAACGTCATCATTGTTGACAATTCACCTGCCTCTTATATTTTCCACCCAGAAAATGCT GTCCCTGTCCAATCCTGGTTTGATGATATGAATGACACAGAGCTCCTGGATCTGCTGCCTTTCTTTGAGGGACTCAGCAAAGAAGAAGAGGTTTATGGAGTCCTGCAGAATCTAAGAGGCAGGTAA
- the ctdsplb gene encoding CTD (carboxy-terminal domain, RNA polymerase II, polypeptide A) small phosphatase-like b isoform X2, translated as MDHMSIITQVSNPKEEEIISFNQEKASQSNSSLKKQRSRSIFSTLFCCFRNYNVDPPATNTNTSSLPPPVEENGSPPKPPAKYLLPEMIISDYGKKCVVIDLDETLVHSSFKPISNADFIVPVEIDGTVHQVYVLKRPHVDEFLQKMGELFECVLFTASLAKYADPVADLLDQWGVFRERLFRESCVFHRGNYVKDLSRLGRELSNVIIVDNSPASYIFHPENAVPVQSWFDDMNDTELLDLLPFFEGLSKEEEVYGVLQNLRGR; from the exons ATGGACCACATGTCCATAATAACCCAAGTTTCCAACCCGAAGGAGGAGGAAATAATATCCTTTAACCAGGAAAAAG CGTCCCAGTCGAACAGCAGCCTAAAGAAGCAGAGGAGCCGGAGCATCTTCAGCACATTATTCTGCTGCTTCCGCAACTACAATGTGGACCCTCCAGCCACCAACACCAACACCAGCTCCCTGCCTCCACCTGTTGAGGAGAACGGATCGCCTCCCAAG CCACCAGCCAAATACCTTCTACCAGAGATGATAATATCTGACTATGGCAAAAAGTGTGTGGTGATTGACTTGGATGAAACACTCGTCCACAGCTCATTCAAG CCCATCAGCAATGCAGATTTTATTGTTCCCGTGGAGATCGATGGTACCGTTCATCAg GTGTATGTGCTGAAACGACCGCACGTGGATGAGTTTCTTCAAAAGATGGGAGAGCTGTTTGAATGTGTGCTCTTTACAGCAAGTCTTGCCAAG TATGCAGACCCTGTGGCAGACCTGCTGGACCAGTGGGGCGTGTTTCGAGAGCGACTTTTTAGAGAATCCTGCGTTTTTCACAGAGGGAACTATGTCAAAGACCTGAGCCGGCTGGGACGAGAGCTCAGCAACGTCATCATTGTTGACAATTCACCTGCCTCTTATATTTTCCACCCAGAAAATGCT GTCCCTGTCCAATCCTGGTTTGATGATATGAATGACACAGAGCTCCTGGATCTGCTGCCTTTCTTTGAGGGACTCAGCAAAGAAGAAGAGGTTTATGGAGTCCTGCAGAATCTAAGAGGCAGGTAA